One Echinicola strongylocentroti DNA window includes the following coding sequences:
- a CDS encoding TLD domain-containing protein: MKQSTLLVLMCFGFFPLFGQTMDVSYLNPSFGGEVPYKFLRFGTPSAFYAGFMWNNNNASYGNGDDFSIFTYDNRDITLRPGKGNVIIFPSSGGKVGIGTTQPEAPLHIVSPVSDRGLKINGTDKNTTIWLHIAERDYGFLGLGGETALRGNGEHSVFEGRVGIGTTTPDSKLTVNGNIRAHEIKLETANWPDYVFGKDYRLISLEETKAFIDEFGHLPGLRSAEEYKREGVNIMELNRVLLEKIEELTLHLIKKDQKVQSLELSFKEALTNWQLGEKKMKALTSFISQQQDINRKQAELIAQQQKRLEVLEDQNTKLND; this comes from the coding sequence ATGAAGCAATCAACTCTACTCGTTTTAATGTGTTTTGGCTTCTTCCCATTGTTTGGGCAGACCATGGATGTGAGCTATTTAAATCCTTCTTTTGGAGGAGAGGTGCCTTATAAGTTTCTTCGTTTTGGGACTCCCTCAGCTTTCTATGCGGGATTTATGTGGAACAACAATAACGCTTCATATGGTAATGGGGACGACTTTTCCATTTTTACTTATGATAACAGGGACATTACCTTACGACCGGGTAAGGGGAATGTAATTATTTTTCCTTCGTCAGGAGGCAAGGTAGGTATCGGCACCACTCAGCCAGAGGCACCGCTACATATTGTTTCACCGGTATCAGACCGGGGCCTGAAAATAAATGGGACGGATAAAAACACCACCATTTGGCTTCATATAGCAGAACGGGATTATGGATTTTTAGGACTAGGAGGTGAAACTGCGCTTAGGGGAAATGGAGAGCATTCTGTTTTCGAGGGCAGGGTAGGTATCGGCACCACCACGCCCGATTCGAAACTCACCGTAAACGGCAATATCCGCGCCCACGAGATCAAGCTGGAAACGGCCAACTGGCCGGATTATGTGTTTGGGAAGGATTACAGGTTGATATCGTTGGAGGAGACCAAGGCTTTTATCGATGAATTTGGGCATTTGCCAGGACTGAGGTCAGCAGAGGAATATAAGAGAGAAGGCGTAAATATCATGGAACTGAACCGGGTGTTACTGGAGAAAATTGAGGAGCTGACATTGCACTTGATCAAAAAAGACCAAAAGGTCCAATCACTTGAGCTTTCTTTTAAAGAGGCCTTAACGAATTGGCAGCTTGGTGAGAAAAAGATGAAGGCATTGACCTCCTTTATTTCCCAACAACAGGACATCAACCGGAAACAGGCCGAGCTGATAGCGCAGCAACAAAAGCGACTGGAAGTCTTGGAAGACCAAAATACAAAGCTCAATGACTGA
- a CDS encoding PASTA domain-containing protein: MSNFKQGSKRVLIHLAIILGLLFTILFVFFQVYLPNYTNHGETVTVPDLENYDYSEIESYLESRDLRYEITLDSGFEADVKPLTVLKQNPRPGAKVKQGRKIYITLNAENAPLIKMPNLVNSPLKNAQEVLSNYGLIRGEIIYVPDIGQNVVLEQKFHGRSIKEGFEIPKGSQIDLVVGDGLGKQSLAIPNLIGMEEEEAEFLVVGSGLRLGRVNFVTTDTVPKGTIVKQLPPSGIEAKTGELIDVWVSELGATENDF, encoded by the coding sequence ATGAGCAATTTTAAGCAAGGTTCCAAGAGAGTTTTGATCCATCTCGCAATAATTCTGGGGCTGTTATTCACTATTCTATTTGTATTCTTCCAAGTTTACCTGCCCAATTATACCAATCATGGAGAAACCGTTACGGTTCCAGATTTGGAAAATTATGATTACAGTGAAATAGAAAGTTATTTGGAATCACGCGATCTTCGCTACGAGATCACGCTTGACAGTGGGTTTGAGGCTGATGTCAAGCCACTTACCGTACTCAAGCAAAATCCACGGCCAGGAGCCAAGGTCAAGCAAGGCCGAAAAATATACATCACACTGAATGCGGAAAATGCTCCTTTGATAAAAATGCCTAACTTGGTCAACAGTCCATTGAAAAATGCCCAAGAGGTACTTTCCAACTATGGGTTGATAAGGGGTGAAATCATCTATGTTCCGGACATCGGTCAAAATGTCGTGCTTGAGCAAAAATTCCATGGAAGATCGATCAAAGAGGGTTTCGAAATCCCCAAAGGTTCCCAGATTGATTTGGTCGTGGGTGATGGACTGGGCAAGCAAAGTTTGGCCATACCTAACCTGATCGGTATGGAAGAAGAAGAAGCGGAGTTTTTGGTCGTTGGTTCAGGGCTGCGACTGGGAAGGGTGAACTTTGTCACCACCGATACCGTACCTAAAGGAACAATTGTCAAACAACTGCCCCCCTCAGGTATTGAAGCAAAAACAGGGGAATTAATCGATGTGTGGGTGTCTGAATTGGGAGCCACCGAGAATGATTTTTAA
- a CDS encoding T9SS type A sorting domain-containing protein — MKRNVAKLGLFLCALIGVFHQSFGQLRQLSVNRSDYVSQKQQNINSRVLADTLELPFWDDFSQGTLDSTKWESNGANVSLSVGEGAPSLGVLLLDGTKANGQPYSTDIGQVDVTDQLTSRPIDLSGIADEEQNSLYLSFFWQAGGKAEMPDSNDYLQLQFLDSLGNWNEIWTQYGGASMLDFQQEMIPLDGIYLHGQFKMKFLSSGRLAGPFDSWLLDYIYLNKNRTADDQNYPDRALTQLNSSFLGNYTALPLYEFNALSDTVLTSINNQFYNLNDRFRAMEYSAEIRDESSQESFMVLNSNTPFNPVPLANERRDFASGVPSELAQQAREEAFDLESIVYLSSGDDFLIDEITDGDTTYFSEVDFRINDTARTTIPIRDYYAFDRGTVDYAAGINQRSGMVAVKYHSSSPAYVNALSINFTNPAQAGTAVDLLVWHSLEEQPVYAKEVIIQPKDSLNQITQFSLDTAIQVEGDFYVGYMQFTNDFIHIGLDKSNDSSSEVHYNISGSWAPSDQVIGSLMIRAHMQTEAPLPPEVPEAASLIKAYPNPVENNKIFLEGDVEDVKLYDTFGREIKIDISEAENGKFVNFTTNRKGVYLIKAWNKNSPQLIRILVK, encoded by the coding sequence ATGAAAAGAAACGTCGCCAAGCTTGGTCTATTTTTATGTGCGCTGATTGGTGTCTTTCACCAATCCTTTGGTCAGTTGCGCCAACTCAGTGTCAACAGGAGCGATTATGTTTCTCAAAAACAGCAAAACATCAACTCCAGAGTGTTGGCAGACACCTTGGAATTACCGTTTTGGGATGACTTTTCCCAAGGCACCTTGGACAGCACCAAATGGGAATCAAATGGTGCCAATGTATCCCTCAGCGTCGGCGAGGGAGCTCCGAGTCTGGGCGTATTGCTCCTTGACGGCACCAAGGCCAATGGTCAGCCCTACAGTACAGATATTGGACAAGTCGATGTCACCGACCAGCTCACCTCACGTCCAATTGACCTGTCGGGAATAGCCGATGAAGAACAAAACTCCCTTTACCTCAGCTTCTTTTGGCAAGCAGGGGGAAAGGCTGAAATGCCCGATTCCAATGACTATTTGCAGCTTCAGTTTTTGGATAGCCTAGGTAACTGGAATGAAATCTGGACACAATACGGTGGGGCCAGCATGCTGGATTTCCAACAGGAAATGATCCCTTTGGACGGTATTTACCTCCATGGCCAATTCAAAATGAAGTTCCTAAGCTCAGGGCGATTGGCAGGGCCATTTGATAGTTGGTTGCTGGATTATATTTACCTCAATAAAAACAGGACGGCAGACGACCAGAATTATCCCGACCGAGCTCTTACACAACTGAACAGCAGCTTTTTAGGCAACTACACCGCATTGCCACTATATGAATTCAACGCGCTTTCCGACACGGTGTTGACCAGTATCAACAATCAGTTTTACAACTTGAACGATCGGTTCAGGGCAATGGAATATTCGGCGGAAATCAGGGATGAGAGCAGCCAAGAATCATTCATGGTGCTCAATTCCAACACCCCATTTAACCCGGTACCTTTGGCCAATGAACGAAGGGATTTTGCCAGTGGCGTTCCCTCCGAACTGGCTCAACAAGCCCGAGAGGAAGCATTTGACCTGGAAAGCATTGTCTACCTTAGCTCAGGAGATGATTTCCTAATTGATGAAATCACCGATGGTGACACCACCTACTTCAGCGAGGTGGATTTCCGCATCAACGACACGGCTCGGACTACCATCCCTATCAGGGATTATTATGCTTTTGACCGGGGAACGGTGGACTATGCAGCAGGGATCAATCAGCGATCAGGTATGGTAGCAGTGAAATACCACAGCTCCTCCCCTGCTTATGTCAATGCCCTCAGCATCAATTTTACCAATCCAGCCCAAGCAGGTACGGCTGTAGATCTGTTGGTCTGGCATTCCTTGGAAGAACAACCTGTATATGCCAAAGAAGTAATTATCCAACCTAAAGACAGCCTCAATCAAATAACACAGTTTAGCTTGGACACGGCTATTCAGGTGGAAGGAGATTTCTATGTTGGTTATATGCAGTTTACCAATGATTTTATCCATATAGGACTAGACAAGTCAAACGACAGCTCTTCCGAAGTACATTATAATATTTCAGGATCCTGGGCACCAAGTGACCAAGTGATCGGTTCCCTCATGATCAGGGCACATATGCAAACGGAAGCCCCTCTGCCACCAGAAGTCCCTGAGGCCGCATCCCTGATCAAAGCCTATCCGAATCCAGTGGAAAACAATAAAATATTCCTAGAAGGAGATGTGGAAGATGTCAAACTCTATGACACCTTTGGCAGGGAAATAAAAATCGATATCAGTGAGGCAGAAAATGGCAAATTCGTTAATTTTACGACCAATCGTAAAGGAGTTTACCTGATCAAAGCCTGGAATAAAAACTCACCGCAATTAATAAGAATTTTAGTCAAATAG
- a CDS encoding rhodanese-like domain-containing protein, giving the protein MEDITVEELKERIDKNEEFPFVDVREEWEYEEDNLGALNIPLGQLAASLDELEQYKDQELVVHCRSGARSGNAKKFLETKGYTKVRNVLGGIMAYRELEEE; this is encoded by the coding sequence ATGGAAGACATTACTGTAGAAGAACTAAAGGAAAGAATAGACAAGAATGAGGAATTTCCATTTGTCGATGTCAGAGAAGAGTGGGAATATGAAGAAGACAACCTTGGTGCCTTGAATATCCCATTGGGACAGCTGGCTGCTTCTTTGGATGAATTGGAGCAATACAAAGACCAGGAACTGGTGGTACACTGTCGCTCAGGTGCCCGAAGTGGCAATGCCAAAAAATTCTTGGAAACCAAAGGATACACCAAAGTAAGAAACGTCTTGGGAGGCATCATGGCTTACCGAGAACTGGAAGAAGAATAA
- a CDS encoding methylated-DNA--[protein]-cysteine S-methyltransferase, whose translation MKKQEIITYQRIAEALNYLQNNFQQQPTLDEVAETAHLSPHHFQRLFSEWAGVSPKKFLQYISIGHAKKILSNPSSNLLEAAMETGLSGTGRLHDLFVTIEGMTPGEYKNGGKNLQISYTFSTTPFGPVLVAATQKGICHMSFVEDRNQALNHLQSLFPKALFSAQPSPLHHKALNIFQKDWQQMDAVKLHLKGTDFQLNVWECLLKIPHGKLSTYGHIAQHIDKPNAARAVGTAIGRNPVAFLIPCHRVIQASGVIGGYMWGPLRKKAIIGWEAATVEKE comes from the coding sequence ATGAAAAAACAGGAAATCATTACTTACCAACGTATTGCAGAAGCACTAAACTACCTGCAAAATAACTTCCAACAGCAGCCAACATTGGACGAAGTGGCAGAGACAGCCCACCTAAGTCCTCACCATTTCCAGCGGCTATTCTCTGAATGGGCGGGTGTAAGCCCCAAAAAATTCCTGCAGTACATCAGTATTGGCCATGCAAAAAAGATCCTCAGCAACCCTTCATCAAACTTGCTGGAAGCCGCTATGGAAACAGGGCTATCCGGCACAGGCCGTCTCCATGACTTATTTGTCACTATCGAAGGGATGACCCCGGGCGAGTATAAAAACGGGGGTAAAAATCTGCAGATCAGCTATACTTTTTCCACTACACCATTTGGGCCGGTCTTGGTAGCGGCTACCCAAAAAGGGATTTGCCATATGTCATTTGTGGAAGATAGAAACCAGGCACTTAACCACCTTCAGTCCCTATTTCCCAAGGCTCTATTTTCAGCACAGCCCTCTCCCCTTCACCATAAGGCACTTAACATCTTCCAAAAAGATTGGCAGCAAATGGACGCTGTAAAGCTCCACCTGAAAGGAACTGATTTCCAGCTCAACGTATGGGAATGCCTGCTAAAAATCCCCCACGGCAAGCTCAGCACTTACGGCCACATCGCCCAGCACATCGATAAACCCAACGCCGCCAGAGCAGTAGGAACGGCCATTGGCCGCAATCCAGTGGCTTTTTTGATCCCTTGCCACCGCGTCATACAGGCTTCTGGCGTGATCGGCGGATATATGTGGGGACCGCTCAGGAAGAAAGCCATCATCGGCTGGGAAGCAGCGACCGTAGAGAAGGAATAG
- a CDS encoding Gfo/Idh/MocA family protein gives MTKPIKAAIVGTGFIGPAHLEALRRIPNIEVIALCEVNQELAEEKAKLLGIPQAFTFEEMLKQPEIEVVHICTPNFLHFSQSKAVLEAGKHVVCEKPLATKIDEAEELVALAKEKGLVNAVHFNLRYYPMVRQMKTMRENGELGDIYSIMGSYLQDWLYLNTDYNWRLEPDKSGDSRAIADIGSHLLDLTEYVTGLKITEVMADFSTVHKTRLKPLKPIETYSGKMLKESDYAEVPIDTEDHATVMLRFDNGNKGSVTVSQVNAGRKNRLNIEIAGAKSNFEWCSERPNEMWIGKRQSPNQQLMKDPALFTPEAAGLISFPGGHNEGFPDTSKQMFKEVYAAVAEGKQPEQPSFPTFEDGYRELLICERIIESHKKQAWVKI, from the coding sequence ATGACAAAACCCATCAAAGCAGCCATTGTAGGTACTGGCTTTATCGGGCCTGCGCACTTGGAGGCTCTACGAAGAATCCCAAACATTGAAGTAATTGCACTTTGTGAAGTGAACCAAGAACTGGCCGAGGAAAAGGCCAAACTTTTAGGGATTCCCCAAGCCTTTACTTTTGAGGAAATGCTCAAGCAACCAGAAATCGAAGTGGTGCACATCTGTACGCCCAACTTCCTTCACTTCAGCCAGTCTAAGGCCGTCTTGGAAGCGGGAAAACACGTCGTTTGTGAAAAACCCCTTGCGACCAAAATCGACGAGGCGGAGGAACTGGTAGCACTGGCCAAAGAAAAAGGATTGGTCAATGCCGTTCACTTTAACCTGCGCTATTACCCAATGGTCCGTCAGATGAAAACCATGAGGGAAAACGGCGAACTTGGCGATATCTATAGCATCATGGGCTCCTACCTACAGGACTGGCTTTACCTCAATACGGACTATAACTGGCGGCTGGAGCCGGACAAATCCGGCGATTCCAGGGCCATTGCGGATATCGGTTCTCACCTGCTGGACCTTACCGAATACGTTACGGGATTGAAAATCACCGAAGTGATGGCCGATTTCAGCACCGTGCACAAGACGAGGCTAAAACCGCTAAAGCCAATCGAAACGTATTCTGGCAAAATGCTCAAGGAATCCGACTATGCTGAAGTGCCCATCGATACGGAAGACCACGCCACCGTCATGCTGCGTTTTGACAACGGCAACAAAGGCTCCGTAACGGTCAGCCAAGTAAATGCTGGCCGCAAAAACAGATTGAATATCGAAATAGCTGGCGCTAAGTCCAACTTTGAGTGGTGCTCCGAGCGCCCGAACGAAATGTGGATAGGAAAGCGTCAAAGCCCCAACCAACAACTGATGAAAGATCCTGCACTCTTTACACCTGAAGCCGCTGGTCTCATCAGCTTCCCAGGTGGCCATAACGAAGGCTTCCCGGATACTTCCAAGCAGATGTTCAAGGAAGTGTATGCGGCTGTAGCAGAAGGCAAGCAACCCGAGCAGCCTTCCTTCCCCACTTTTGAGGATGGGTATAGAGAGCTATTGATCTGTGAAAGAATCATCGAAAGTCACAAAAAGCAAGCTTGGGTAAAAATCTAA
- a CDS encoding pseudouridine synthase, producing the protein MTELEILFEDEHYIAVNKPAGVMVHRSSIAKDDDPVYAMQVLRDQMGHHVYPIHRIDRPTSGVLWFARNREVVPAFQERFITKDIRKFYLTVVRGYTKEQEGLIDYPLRKKLKKELQEAQTAYLSLGQVEIPVQSSPRHDSSRYSLVRAYPLTGRMHQIRRHFAHERNYIIGDNTHGDNRQNRFFRMHFQMHHMLLHAWSTAFDHPITGKKITVTAPLPDHFHKIITEFGWQELV; encoded by the coding sequence ATGACCGAACTCGAAATACTCTTTGAAGACGAGCACTACATAGCGGTAAACAAGCCTGCGGGTGTCATGGTACACCGCTCGAGCATCGCAAAAGATGATGATCCGGTGTATGCCATGCAAGTGCTACGTGACCAAATGGGTCATCATGTCTACCCGATTCACCGCATTGACAGGCCTACATCTGGTGTACTGTGGTTTGCCCGAAACCGAGAAGTAGTACCTGCCTTCCAAGAACGTTTTATCACCAAAGATATTCGGAAATTCTACCTCACCGTGGTCAGGGGATATACCAAGGAGCAGGAAGGGCTCATCGATTATCCCTTACGCAAAAAACTCAAGAAAGAACTCCAAGAAGCCCAAACGGCCTATCTAAGCCTGGGGCAAGTAGAAATCCCGGTCCAAAGCTCCCCGCGCCATGACTCCAGTCGCTATTCGCTGGTTCGCGCCTACCCTCTGACGGGCCGCATGCACCAAATCAGGAGGCATTTTGCCCATGAACGCAATTATATAATCGGAGACAATACGCACGGAGACAACCGTCAAAACCGTTTTTTCAGGATGCATTTTCAAATGCACCACATGCTCCTCCATGCTTGGTCCACTGCTTTTGACCATCCGATCACCGGCAAAAAGATTACCGTGACGGCTCCCCTCCCGGACCATTTTCATAAAATCATAACGGAATTTGGCTGGCAAGAATTGGTTTAG
- a CDS encoding M28 family peptidase: protein MKNSFIYAALAGFTLLPFTSTAQKTAIDQSIEEKEAVSHFRYLAADELKGRDAARPEINIAGRYIAEQFWKYGAAPIDAEGSYYQSVPLRLSAPPKTGQVQLGTEKLIQGESMLVLDGKSLEGDYEMVVAGYGLEEDLEGKDVAGKILVVRVGGPEKMGPSQLFAAGREKLALAKEKGAIALIEMYNLNNPPWPLLLGYLNKPQLMLADDEEPEDAGIPYIWAKDLDASLIKSIDQGEIDQAAVAINGKVNKAITSNNIVAVVEGTDEDLKDEYVMLSAHYDHIGVGKPNAQGDSIYNGARDNAVGTVAIINAAKYFTENPPKRSILLCAWTAEEKGLLGSAYFAENPMVPLDKIIYNLNIDNGGYNDTSIITVIGLGRTTADHLIYEAVDEFGLSAEGDPSPEQGLYDRSDNVNFAKKGIPAPTFSLGFTAFDEEIMKFYHQAADQVDNFDLDYAMKYWKAYLLTAERIANTDEKPAWEKGDKYEEAGKALYGSE from the coding sequence ATGAAAAACAGTTTTATCTACGCCGCATTGGCGGGCTTTACGCTTCTGCCCTTTACATCCACGGCTCAAAAAACAGCCATTGACCAATCCATTGAAGAAAAAGAAGCCGTATCCCATTTTAGGTACCTAGCGGCAGACGAATTAAAAGGACGGGATGCCGCCCGCCCTGAGATCAATATTGCAGGAAGGTACATTGCGGAGCAGTTTTGGAAATATGGAGCCGCTCCCATTGATGCGGAGGGTAGTTATTACCAATCGGTACCGTTGAGGCTTTCTGCACCTCCAAAAACGGGACAAGTCCAACTTGGAACCGAAAAGCTGATCCAAGGAGAAAGCATGCTTGTTTTGGACGGAAAGTCGCTGGAAGGTGACTACGAAATGGTAGTAGCTGGCTATGGTCTTGAAGAAGATTTGGAAGGAAAGGATGTGGCAGGTAAAATTTTGGTGGTACGTGTCGGAGGACCCGAAAAAATGGGCCCTTCACAGCTTTTTGCCGCAGGCAGGGAAAAGTTGGCCTTGGCCAAGGAAAAAGGAGCTATTGCGCTGATAGAAATGTACAACCTCAACAATCCACCATGGCCCCTTCTGCTAGGATACCTGAACAAGCCACAGCTCATGCTGGCAGATGACGAGGAGCCTGAGGATGCCGGGATTCCCTATATCTGGGCAAAAGACCTGGACGCAAGCCTTATCAAATCCATTGACCAAGGGGAGATTGACCAGGCAGCAGTAGCCATCAACGGAAAGGTCAATAAAGCCATTACCAGCAATAATATTGTGGCCGTGGTAGAAGGAACGGATGAAGACCTGAAGGATGAATACGTGATGCTTTCTGCCCACTATGACCACATCGGCGTGGGTAAGCCAAACGCCCAAGGAGACTCCATCTATAACGGTGCCAGGGACAATGCTGTCGGAACAGTAGCCATCATCAATGCCGCCAAGTACTTTACAGAAAACCCTCCCAAACGATCCATCTTGCTCTGTGCGTGGACAGCTGAAGAGAAAGGACTTTTGGGCTCTGCCTATTTTGCAGAAAACCCTATGGTACCACTGGATAAAATCATCTATAACCTGAACATCGATAATGGTGGCTATAATGACACCAGTATCATCACCGTCATCGGATTGGGCAGGACTACGGCAGATCACCTTATCTATGAAGCGGTCGATGAGTTTGGCTTGTCAGCCGAGGGAGATCCGTCGCCAGAGCAGGGGCTGTATGATCGCTCGGACAATGTGAATTTTGCCAAAAAGGGTATCCCAGCCCCTACTTTTAGCTTGGGCTTCACGGCTTTTGATGAAGAAATCATGAAATTTTACCACCAGGCAGCGGACCAAGTGGATAATTTTGACCTAGATTATGCCATGAAGTATTGGAAAGCCTACCTCTTAACAGCGGAGAGAATCGCCAATACCGATGAAAAACCTGCTTGGGAAAAAGGCGATAAATATGAAGAAGCAGGAAAGGCACTTTATGGGAGCGAGTAA
- a CDS encoding GlsB/YeaQ/YmgE family stress response membrane protein produces MTFIWWIIFGLIAGALAKWIMPGKDPGGFIVTTLIGIGGAFVGGFVGRALGFESAGGSGLGWGLIWAILGALLILYIWKKLIAPNFSK; encoded by the coding sequence ATGACATTTATTTGGTGGATTATTTTTGGCTTGATAGCCGGTGCATTAGCAAAATGGATTATGCCAGGAAAGGATCCTGGTGGTTTTATTGTAACAACCTTAATAGGTATAGGAGGAGCTTTTGTGGGTGGCTTTGTGGGTCGAGCATTGGGCTTCGAAAGTGCTGGAGGAAGTGGACTTGGATGGGGGCTCATCTGGGCTATTCTAGGAGCATTGCTTATTCTTTACATCTGGAAAAAGTTGATAGCACCCAATTTCTCAAAATGA
- a CDS encoding DUF4097 family beta strand repeat-containing protein — protein MKHNIVNAAVALLIGATLLSACSYSTKMSVVSDIEEVFDGITTVEIYGGPLEVTYEGREGVSEVALNAYLESNKPEGVEITYEVDGDRLMVEWEQGDGFSGWGNFKNKGFISVIGPKDVSLKVKGGSGTVSVSDVKHDRIDISAGSGKVTATDLEVADIRLTVSSGKLEGSDLIGNVAAKVSSGMLELRGVDGNVDAVGSSGKIAIADATGKVDAKITSGKIELRNIGELGRLVGSSGMIEAEGAGLSNNTEINFSSGAIRIKTSDDLGDYNFDLKASSGSVRVGDQRSGNSLRINNNASKTVHGAVSSGTIRIVN, from the coding sequence ATGAAGCATAATATTGTTAACGCAGCTGTAGCTTTATTGATAGGAGCTACTCTTTTGTCAGCCTGTTCCTATTCTACTAAAATGTCCGTGGTGTCGGATATTGAGGAAGTTTTTGATGGGATCACCACCGTGGAAATTTACGGAGGGCCGCTGGAAGTTACCTATGAAGGCAGGGAGGGCGTCAGTGAAGTGGCGTTAAATGCCTACTTGGAATCCAATAAACCAGAGGGAGTGGAGATTACCTATGAGGTGGACGGTGACCGCTTGATGGTAGAGTGGGAGCAAGGAGATGGATTTAGTGGATGGGGGAATTTCAAAAATAAAGGCTTTATCAGCGTCATAGGCCCCAAGGACGTATCCCTCAAAGTAAAGGGAGGTTCAGGAACTGTGAGTGTTTCAGATGTGAAGCATGATCGAATTGATATATCGGCAGGATCCGGTAAGGTAACCGCAACCGACCTGGAAGTGGCTGATATCCGCTTGACCGTTAGTTCTGGAAAACTCGAGGGAAGTGACCTAATAGGAAATGTAGCCGCAAAGGTTTCTTCTGGGATGTTGGAGCTTAGAGGAGTCGATGGCAATGTAGATGCAGTAGGGAGCAGTGGAAAAATAGCCATCGCCGATGCTACAGGAAAAGTAGATGCCAAAATAACTTCAGGGAAAATTGAGCTTCGTAATATTGGTGAGCTGGGCAGATTAGTAGGATCATCAGGAATGATCGAAGCGGAGGGGGCTGGTTTGAGCAATAATACTGAAATCAACTTCAGCTCTGGAGCCATTCGGATCAAGACCTCCGATGACTTGGGTGATTATAATTTCGATCTAAAGGCCAGTAGTGGAAGTGTCCGTGTCGGTGACCAGCGAAGTGGAAATAGTTTAAGAATTAATAATAACGCCAGCAAGACCGTCCATGGTGCTGTCAGTTCGGGAACCATCAGGATAGTGAATTAG
- a CDS encoding TM2 domain-containing protein codes for MANVLKHLPELEGMELGYIQGILKNMDDEQAGLFAQVYRARRKDSQMVLILALLGFFGFAGLHRFVLGQIGLGILYFFTIGLCWIGTIVDLVNYKSLAYEYNIKIAHETLSMMSSTNSSDTDQNTAPSHEA; via the coding sequence ATGGCTAATGTATTAAAACACCTTCCTGAGTTGGAGGGGATGGAATTGGGGTATATTCAGGGTATCCTTAAAAATATGGACGATGAGCAGGCCGGCTTGTTTGCACAAGTGTACAGAGCGAGGAGAAAGGACAGCCAAATGGTGCTGATATTGGCTCTCTTGGGCTTCTTTGGCTTTGCGGGGCTACATCGTTTTGTGTTGGGACAAATTGGTTTGGGGATCCTTTATTTCTTTACTATTGGGCTTTGCTGGATAGGAACGATAGTCGATTTGGTGAACTATAAGAGCCTCGCTTATGAGTACAATATAAAAATAGCCCATGAGACACTTTCCATGATGTCCAGTACCAATTCATCCGATACAGACCAAAATACTGCCCCTAGCCATGAAGCATAA
- a CDS encoding DUF2752 domain-containing protein — protein sequence MKEIRNILMKLPLELVFWPAALMAIMFIDPSHEHHFTLCPLGLAGIEWCPGCGLGRSMKLLAMGDISASFQMHPLGGFAWAVILYRMFEIIKQLKTKRNYG from the coding sequence ATGAAAGAAATAAGGAATATACTAATGAAATTACCGTTAGAACTGGTGTTTTGGCCAGCAGCGCTAATGGCTATAATGTTCATTGATCCTTCCCATGAGCACCATTTTACCCTCTGTCCACTGGGCTTGGCAGGAATTGAATGGTGCCCTGGCTGTGGATTGGGGAGAAGCATGAAGCTATTAGCCATGGGGGATATTAGTGCTTCGTTTCAGATGCACCCTTTAGGTGGTTTTGCTTGGGCAGTTATTCTTTATAGAATGTTTGAAATCATAAAACAACTAAAAACTAAACGTAATTATGGCTAA